The proteins below come from a single Mycolicibacterium sp. TY81 genomic window:
- a CDS encoding nucleoside deaminase, producing MTPEQMLDVAVDEARKGLAEGGIPIGAALFRADGELLGAGHNRRVQDGDPSVHAETDAFRAAGRQRGYGSTIMVTTLSPCWYCSGLVRQFGIGTVVIGESRTFHGGHDWLAEHGVAVTVLDDERCVAMMKEFIAASPELWAEDIGE from the coding sequence GTGACGCCTGAACAGATGCTCGACGTCGCGGTCGATGAAGCACGAAAAGGGCTGGCCGAAGGCGGTATTCCGATCGGTGCGGCGTTGTTTCGGGCCGATGGTGAACTCCTGGGCGCCGGCCACAACCGCCGGGTGCAGGACGGTGACCCCTCGGTGCACGCCGAGACCGACGCGTTCCGTGCGGCCGGGCGTCAGCGCGGCTACGGCTCGACCATCATGGTGACGACGCTCTCGCCGTGCTGGTATTGCAGCGGGCTGGTGCGGCAGTTCGGCATCGGCACGGTGGTGATCGGTGAGAGCCGCACGTTCCACGGTGGTCATGACTGGCTGGCCGAACATGGTGTGGCCGTTACGGTTCTGGACGACGAGCGGTGCGTGGCCATGATGAAAGAGTTCATCGCGGCCAGTCCCGAATTGTGGGCGGAGGATATCGGCGAATGA
- a CDS encoding alpha/beta fold hydrolase translates to MSGSINGVSLQVYRYGPARPAQILALHGLTGHGKRWQTLADGYLAEYAVLAPDLLGHGHSSWAAPWNIDENVAALAALLQDEADGPVVVVAHSFGGAIALNLAAAHPNLVSGLVLLDPATGLDGSWMSEIADAMLGSPDYPDRQEAHAEKVNGSWGEVSAKYPGELERDLDEHLVALPGGRVGWRISLPAMMSYWSELARPIVLPPQGTPTTLVLAKRTHPAYVTGELVSGLQARLGADFVLTEFDCDHMVPHAMPAETADVIRRHLV, encoded by the coding sequence ATGTCTGGCAGCATCAACGGGGTGAGCTTGCAGGTGTACCGCTACGGACCGGCGCGGCCGGCACAGATTCTGGCCCTGCACGGCCTGACCGGCCACGGAAAGCGCTGGCAGACACTGGCGGACGGGTATCTTGCCGAATATGCCGTGCTGGCGCCCGACCTCCTGGGACATGGCCATTCGTCGTGGGCGGCGCCGTGGAACATCGATGAGAACGTCGCGGCCCTGGCGGCCCTCCTCCAGGACGAGGCCGACGGGCCGGTGGTCGTGGTGGCACATTCATTCGGTGGCGCGATAGCGCTCAATCTCGCTGCCGCCCATCCGAATCTGGTGTCCGGCCTGGTGCTGCTGGACCCGGCGACCGGGCTGGACGGCAGCTGGATGAGCGAGATCGCCGACGCCATGCTCGGCTCCCCCGACTACCCGGACCGCCAGGAGGCCCACGCCGAGAAGGTGAACGGATCGTGGGGCGAGGTCTCGGCGAAGTACCCCGGCGAACTCGAGCGCGACCTGGACGAGCACCTGGTCGCCCTGCCGGGCGGACGCGTCGGCTGGCGCATCAGCCTGCCCGCCATGATGTCCTACTGGAGTGAGCTGGCCCGCCCGATCGTGTTGCCGCCGCAGGGCACACCGACGACGCTGGTGCTGGCCAAACGAACCCATCCGGCCTACGTCACCGGCGAACTCGTGTCCGGCTTGCAGGCCCGGCTCGGCGCCGACTTCGTACTGACCGAATTCGATTGCGACCACATGGTGCCGCACGCCATGCCCGCCGAAACCGCCGACGTGATCCGGCGTCACCTGGTCTGA
- a CDS encoding MGMT family protein, with protein sequence MAAVTDEQVEKVRGLVASIPPGRVSTYGDIADAAGLSSPRIVGWIMRTDSSDLPWHRVISASGRPAAHLATRQLERLRAEGVLAVDGRVRLREYRHQF encoded by the coding sequence GTGGCCGCTGTCACCGACGAACAGGTGGAGAAGGTGCGGGGTCTCGTCGCCTCGATACCGCCTGGCCGGGTGTCGACGTACGGCGACATCGCCGATGCCGCAGGGCTTTCCAGCCCGCGCATCGTCGGCTGGATCATGCGGACCGATTCCTCGGACCTGCCCTGGCACCGCGTGATCAGCGCGTCGGGCCGGCCGGCAGCGCATCTGGCGACGCGGCAGCTGGAACGGCTGCGCGCCGAAGGGGTGCTGGCGGTCGACGGACGGGTTCGGCTGCGGGAGTACCGGCACCAGTTCTGA
- a CDS encoding cytosine permease, with amino-acid sequence MTAVEPTTDGTYKDRIAAVEPGGNEFIAEADRHGKPSQLFWTWTSPNMEFATVFVGMLAVLAFGMSFWQAVAGIIIGTGLGAIAHYFLSARGPLHGVPQMVLGRMAFGFKGNALPATLMSITAGVGWFATNSVSGAFALSTLFGFGPLIGLIIIVVVQTAFAFFGHNLVQAFERWSFPALAIVFGAAAVGIFAHADLGAPAPSGGVGGLGGFLLTVGTAFGYAAGWTPYAADYTRYLPSAVSPFATGFFASTGLFVSCVVLEIVGAASTTFGAASLGNPTASFTAELPPWLDKATLLAIAVGVIAANALNIYSGAMAFVTTGITLPPHIARALVTVFFGVGGFLIAWWALPDAAHSYEAFLLVIAYWIGPWLGVVFADQYLRRGQHIAGYLYDRSYSNWPGLLSFALGLGLSVLLFSNQEKFVGFVARVVPKLGDITFFVGFVIAGAAYLVLCRSKISAERASL; translated from the coding sequence ATGACGGCTGTCGAACCCACCACCGATGGAACCTACAAAGACCGGATCGCTGCGGTCGAACCCGGTGGCAACGAGTTCATCGCGGAGGCCGACCGGCACGGCAAGCCGAGTCAGCTGTTCTGGACGTGGACGTCGCCCAACATGGAATTCGCGACGGTGTTCGTCGGCATGCTGGCCGTCCTGGCGTTCGGCATGAGCTTCTGGCAGGCGGTCGCCGGGATCATCATCGGTACCGGGCTGGGCGCCATCGCGCACTATTTCCTGTCCGCGCGCGGACCGCTGCACGGCGTGCCGCAGATGGTGCTGGGCCGAATGGCGTTCGGGTTCAAGGGAAATGCGCTGCCCGCGACATTGATGTCGATCACCGCGGGCGTCGGCTGGTTCGCCACCAACAGCGTCAGCGGTGCGTTCGCCCTGTCCACCCTGTTCGGCTTCGGACCGCTGATCGGCCTCATCATCATCGTGGTGGTGCAGACCGCGTTCGCATTCTTCGGCCACAATCTGGTGCAGGCGTTCGAGCGGTGGTCGTTCCCGGCGCTGGCCATCGTCTTCGGCGCGGCAGCGGTGGGGATTTTCGCGCACGCGGATCTGGGTGCGCCCGCGCCGTCGGGTGGCGTCGGCGGACTCGGGGGTTTCCTGCTCACCGTCGGCACCGCGTTCGGCTACGCGGCCGGCTGGACCCCGTACGCCGCGGACTACACCCGCTATCTGCCGTCGGCGGTGTCTCCTTTTGCGACGGGTTTCTTCGCCTCCACGGGGTTGTTCGTCTCGTGCGTGGTCCTGGAGATCGTCGGGGCGGCGTCGACGACGTTCGGCGCGGCGAGCCTCGGCAACCCGACGGCGTCGTTCACCGCCGAGCTGCCGCCGTGGCTGGACAAGGCGACGCTGCTGGCCATCGCGGTCGGTGTGATCGCCGCCAACGCGCTCAATATCTATTCCGGGGCAATGGCTTTCGTGACCACGGGGATCACGTTGCCGCCACACATCGCGCGGGCGCTGGTGACCGTCTTCTTCGGTGTGGGCGGTTTCCTGATCGCGTGGTGGGCGTTGCCCGATGCCGCGCACAGTTATGAAGCGTTCCTGCTGGTGATCGCCTACTGGATCGGGCCATGGCTGGGTGTGGTCTTCGCCGATCAGTACCTGCGCCGCGGGCAGCACATCGCCGGATACCTCTACGACCGCTCGTACTCGAACTGGCCGGGACTGCTGTCCTTCGCACTGGGACTGGGACTCTCGGTGCTGTTGTTCTCCAACCAGGAGAAGTTCGTCGGCTTTGTCGCCCGGGTGGTCCCGAAACTGGGTGATATCACCTTCTTCGTCGGCTTCGTCATCGCCGGTGCCGCATACCTGGTGCTGTGTCGATCGAAGATCTCCGCGGAACGCGCGTCGCTGTGA
- the moeZ gene encoding adenylyltransferase/sulfurtransferase MoeZ: protein MASPSGRKEENGSLPPLVQPAAELTRDEVARYSRHLIIPDLGVDGQKRLKNARVLVIGAGGLGSPTLLYLAAAGVGTIGIVEFDVVDESNLQRQIIHGQSDVGRSKAQSARESILEINPLVTVNLHEFRLDTDNAVPLFEQYDLILDGTDNFATRYLVNDAAVLAHKPYVWGSIYRFSGQVSVFWEDAPDGRGLNYRDLYPEPPAPGTVPSCAEGGVLGILCASVASVMGTEAIKLITGIGTPLLGRLMIYDALDMTYRTIAIRKDPATPKITGLIDYDAFCGVVSDAAAEAAADSTVTPLELRDMIDAGKPVALIDVREPAEWAINHIEGAELIPKSTLDSGAGLARVPQDRIAVLYCKTGIRSAEALLALKQAGFADAMHLQGGIVAWARQLEPDMVMY, encoded by the coding sequence ATGGCATCCCCGTCCGGACGCAAGGAGGAAAACGGCTCCTTGCCGCCGCTGGTGCAGCCGGCAGCCGAACTGACCCGCGACGAGGTGGCGCGATACAGCCGCCACCTGATCATCCCGGACCTCGGCGTCGACGGGCAGAAGCGGCTCAAGAACGCACGGGTGCTCGTGATCGGCGCCGGGGGACTGGGTTCCCCGACTCTGCTCTATCTCGCGGCGGCGGGCGTCGGCACCATCGGCATCGTCGAGTTCGACGTCGTCGATGAATCTAACCTGCAGCGCCAGATCATCCATGGCCAGTCCGACGTCGGCCGGTCGAAAGCCCAGAGCGCCCGCGAATCGATCCTGGAGATCAACCCGCTGGTCACCGTCAATCTGCACGAATTCCGGCTCGACACCGACAACGCGGTGCCGCTGTTCGAGCAGTACGACCTGATCCTGGACGGCACCGACAACTTCGCCACCCGCTACCTCGTCAACGACGCCGCGGTGCTGGCGCACAAGCCGTACGTCTGGGGCTCGATCTACCGGTTCTCCGGCCAGGTGTCGGTGTTCTGGGAGGACGCCCCCGACGGGCGCGGGCTGAACTACCGCGATCTCTACCCGGAGCCGCCGGCCCCGGGCACGGTGCCGTCATGCGCGGAGGGCGGCGTGCTGGGCATTCTCTGCGCCTCGGTCGCCTCGGTGATGGGCACCGAGGCCATCAAGCTGATCACTGGCATCGGGACACCGCTGCTGGGCCGCCTGATGATCTACGACGCCCTCGACATGACCTACCGCACCATCGCGATTCGCAAGGACCCGGCAACGCCGAAGATCACCGGACTCATCGACTACGACGCGTTCTGCGGCGTGGTGTCCGACGCCGCGGCCGAAGCGGCGGCGGATTCGACGGTGACGCCCCTCGAGCTGCGGGACATGATCGACGCCGGCAAGCCCGTCGCGCTCATCGATGTGCGGGAACCCGCCGAGTGGGCCATCAACCACATCGAGGGCGCCGAACTGATCCCCAAGTCGACTCTCGACTCCGGGGCGGGGCTGGCCCGCGTGCCGCAGGACCGAATCGCGGTGCTCTACTGCAAGACCGGGATCCGCTCGGCCGAGGCCCTGCTCGCCCTCAAACAGGCCGGATTTGCCGATGCGATGCACCTGCAGGGCGGAATCGTGGCGTGGGCCAGGCAACTCGAGCCCGACATGGTCATGTACTGA
- a CDS encoding TIGR02569 family protein, which yields MTVDRPPEHVLTAFGLTGLRPVPLGSSWEGGWRCGEVVLSMVADNARASWSAKVRETLFVDGVRLARPVRATDGRYVVAGWRADTFVTGTPEPRHDEIVSAAVRLHEATAKLERPRFLTQPPAVPWSDVDVFIAADRAAWEDRPLQSLPPGSRVAPGTTDGRRSVELINQLASLRKPTRNPSQLVHGDLYGTVLFAGTAAPGITDITPYWRPASWAAGVVVVDALSWGEADDGLIERWASLPEWPQMLLRALIFRLAVHALHPRSTAAAFPGLARTAALVRLVL from the coding sequence GTGACCGTCGACCGTCCTCCCGAACATGTGCTCACGGCGTTCGGCCTGACCGGTCTCCGGCCGGTGCCGCTCGGCTCGAGCTGGGAGGGCGGCTGGCGCTGTGGCGAGGTCGTGCTGTCCATGGTCGCCGACAACGCGCGGGCCTCCTGGTCGGCCAAGGTGCGCGAGACGCTGTTCGTGGACGGCGTCCGGCTGGCCCGACCCGTGCGCGCCACCGACGGCCGTTACGTCGTCGCCGGCTGGCGTGCCGACACGTTCGTCACCGGAACCCCCGAACCGCGACACGACGAGATCGTCTCTGCGGCGGTGCGCCTGCACGAGGCGACGGCCAAGCTCGAGCGTCCGCGCTTCCTGACGCAGCCGCCCGCGGTGCCGTGGAGCGACGTCGACGTGTTCATCGCCGCCGACCGTGCCGCCTGGGAAGACCGGCCACTGCAGTCGTTGCCGCCCGGCTCGCGGGTGGCGCCCGGCACCACCGATGGGCGCCGTTCGGTGGAACTGATCAATCAGCTTGCGTCCCTGCGCAAGCCGACCCGCAATCCGAGCCAGCTGGTGCACGGCGACCTGTACGGCACCGTGCTGTTCGCCGGTACCGCCGCGCCCGGCATCACCGACATCACGCCGTACTGGCGCCCGGCGTCGTGGGCCGCAGGTGTGGTCGTCGTCGACGCGCTGTCATGGGGTGAGGCCGACGATGGGCTCATCGAACGCTGGGCATCGCTGCCGGAGTGGCCGCAGATGTTGTTGCGCGCCTTGATCTTCCGGCTCGCGGTGCACGCGCTGCACCCGCGGTCGACGGCGGCTGCCTTCCCTGGTTTGGCCCGCACCGCAGCCTTGGTCCGCCTGGTGCTGTAG
- a CDS encoding isopenicillin N synthase family oxygenase: MSAIATVDISRWYASGAEADAVAAEVDEGLQRAGFIVVTGHGVDQGLAAAVRAASREFFALPDEVKQRYSVPVGGHGWIGPGAEANGYAEGTETPPDLKESFSLGAETSTGDPEVDRIWFAPNVWPAEVPALQTLVDQYTAQMRRLSDDLLALFAHALGLPANPFAALADRPTWTMNINHYPPVSVVGEPEPGQFRIGPHTDFGTVTVLDREPGAGGLQVYSEAAGWEDAPWEPGALTVNIGDLLEYWSGRRWPSGRHRVLPPQPHAPEEDLVSLIYFYEANHDALITPLQPPIGAVSGLAPVVSADFIKERLDAITVG; the protein is encoded by the coding sequence ATGAGTGCCATTGCGACAGTGGATATTTCCCGCTGGTATGCCAGCGGAGCCGAGGCCGATGCGGTGGCCGCCGAAGTCGACGAGGGTCTGCAGCGAGCGGGTTTCATCGTGGTCACCGGTCACGGCGTGGACCAGGGGCTGGCGGCTGCCGTCCGCGCGGCGAGCCGGGAGTTCTTCGCGTTGCCCGACGAGGTGAAGCAGCGGTACTCGGTGCCGGTCGGCGGGCACGGCTGGATCGGCCCGGGCGCCGAGGCCAATGGTTACGCCGAGGGCACCGAGACGCCACCCGATCTCAAGGAGAGTTTCAGCCTGGGCGCGGAAACGTCGACGGGGGATCCGGAGGTGGATCGAATCTGGTTCGCCCCCAACGTATGGCCCGCCGAGGTGCCCGCCCTGCAGACGTTGGTGGATCAATACACCGCCCAGATGCGCCGGCTGTCCGACGACCTGCTGGCCCTGTTCGCGCACGCGCTGGGATTGCCGGCGAATCCTTTTGCCGCGCTGGCAGATCGGCCGACGTGGACCATGAACATCAACCACTACCCGCCGGTGAGTGTCGTGGGCGAACCCGAGCCGGGGCAGTTTCGCATCGGCCCGCACACCGATTTCGGCACCGTCACGGTGCTCGACCGGGAGCCGGGCGCCGGTGGGCTGCAGGTGTATTCCGAGGCAGCGGGCTGGGAAGACGCCCCCTGGGAACCCGGCGCGCTGACGGTGAACATCGGGGACCTGCTGGAGTATTGGAGCGGACGACGCTGGCCGTCGGGGCGTCACCGCGTGCTGCCGCCGCAACCGCACGCGCCGGAAGAGGACCTGGTGTCGCTGATCTACTTCTACGAAGCCAACCACGACGCGCTGATCACCCCGTTGCAGCCGCCCATCGGTGCGGTGTCCGGGCTCGCGCCGGTGGTCTCCGCGGACTTCATCAAGGAACGGCTGGACGCCATCACCGTCGGCTGA